Proteins encoded together in one Festucalex cinctus isolate MCC-2025b chromosome 8, RoL_Fcin_1.0, whole genome shotgun sequence window:
- the LOC144023457 gene encoding actin-related protein 2/3 complex subunit 4 isoform X1 — protein MTATLRPYLNAVRATLQAAMCLENFSSQVVERHNKPEVEVRSSKELLLQPVVISRNDKEKVLIEGSINSVRVSIAVKQADEIEKILCHKFMRFMMMRAENFFILRRKPVEGYDISFLITNFHTEQMYKHKLVDFVIHFMEEIDKEISEMKLSVNARARIVAEEFLKNF, from the exons ATG ACAGCGACTCTGCGTCCCTACTTAAACGCTGTGAGGGCCACCCTGCAGGCGGCCATGTGTCTGGAGAATTTCTCCTCTCAGGTGGTGGAGCGTCACAACAAGCCCGAGGTGGAGGTCAG GAGCAGTAAGGAGCTGCTGCTTCAGCCTGTTGTGATCAGCCGCAATGACAAGGAGAAGGTTCTTATCGAGGGATCCATCAACTCTGTCAGAGTTAGCATTGCTGTCAAGCAG GCTGATGAGATCGAGAAGATCCTTTGCCACAAGTTCATGCGCTTTATGATGATGCGGGCAGAGAACTTCTTCATTCTGAGGAGGAAACCAGTCGAG GGATATGATATAAGCTTCTTGATTACCAACTTCCACACGGAGCAGATGTACAAACACAAGTTGGTGGACTTTGTCATCCATTTCATGGAGGAGATCGACAAGGAGATTAGCGAGATGAAGCTGTCCGTTAATGCCAGAGCCCGTATCGTCGCAGAGGAGTTCCTCAAGAAT TTCTGA
- the LOC144023457 gene encoding actin-related protein 2/3 complex subunit 4 isoform X2 — protein MCLENFSSQVVERHNKPEVEVRSSKELLLQPVVISRNDKEKVLIEGSINSVRVSIAVKQADEIEKILCHKFMRFMMMRAENFFILRRKPVEGYDISFLITNFHTEQMYKHKLVDFVIHFMEEIDKEISEMKLSVNARARIVAEEFLKNF, from the exons ATGTGTCTGGAGAATTTCTCCTCTCAGGTGGTGGAGCGTCACAACAAGCCCGAGGTGGAGGTCAG GAGCAGTAAGGAGCTGCTGCTTCAGCCTGTTGTGATCAGCCGCAATGACAAGGAGAAGGTTCTTATCGAGGGATCCATCAACTCTGTCAGAGTTAGCATTGCTGTCAAGCAG GCTGATGAGATCGAGAAGATCCTTTGCCACAAGTTCATGCGCTTTATGATGATGCGGGCAGAGAACTTCTTCATTCTGAGGAGGAAACCAGTCGAG GGATATGATATAAGCTTCTTGATTACCAACTTCCACACGGAGCAGATGTACAAACACAAGTTGGTGGACTTTGTCATCCATTTCATGGAGGAGATCGACAAGGAGATTAGCGAGATGAAGCTGTCCGTTAATGCCAGAGCCCGTATCGTCGCAGAGGAGTTCCTCAAGAAT TTCTGA
- the tada3l gene encoding transcriptional adapter 3, whose product MSELKDCPPLKYYDFKPVEHVKVCPRYTAVLGRSEDDGIGIEELDTLQLELETLLSSANRRLRALEEQRQILTDWQDKKGDKRFLKMGKDPDPAASSRHKPKKQKLDGKSSHGPGPGPGRPKSKNLQPKVQEYEFTDDPQDIPRTPKNDVPNRFWASVEPYCADITNEEIRLLEELLKPPDDEAEYFKIPALGKHYSQRWAQEDLLEEQREGARANDKKKSLLGGPLSELDAKDVDSLLKKSESQHESPEDGCPFGPLTQRLLQALVEENIISPMEDSPIPDISGKDANDGAGTSPRSQGKSFSAPHTRSLEARIKEELIAQGILDSEERPGPGGDCEDEVLAELQKRQAELKALIAHNKTRKQELLRLAKEEMRKQELRQRVRVSDNEVMEGFRRIMAARQKKRTPTKKEKDQAWKALKERESILKLLDG is encoded by the exons ATGAGTGAGCTGAAGGACTGCCCCCCTTTGAAGTATTATGACTTCAAGCCTGTGGAGCACGTCAAGGTGTGTCCCCGCTACACGGCTGTGTTGGGACGCTCGGAGGACGATGGGATTGGGATCGAGGAGCTGGACACTTTGCAGCTGGAGCTGGAGACTCTCCTGTCCTCAGCCAATCGTCGCCTCAGAGCGCTGGAGGAGCAGAGACAG ATCCTCACAGACTGGCAGGACAAGAAGGGAGACAAGCGCTTTCTGAAGATGGGAAAAGACCCCGACCCTGCCGCTTCATCTCGACACAAGCCAAAGAAGCAGAAATTAGATGGCAAAAGTAGTCACGGGCCAGGTCCAGGTCCTGGCAGACCTAAATCCAAAAACCTGCAACCCAAAGTCcaagaatatgaatttacaGATGATCCTCAAGACATTCCTCGCACTCCGAAGAACGATGTCCCCAACAG ATTCTGGGCTTCTGTTGAGCCGTACTGTGCCGACATAACAAATGAGGAGATTCGGTTGCTCGAGGAACTTCTAAAACCACCAGACGATGAAGCCGAGTACTTTAAA ATTCCAGCTTTAGGGAAACACTACTCACAGCGGTGGGCTCAGGAGGATCTGCTGGAGGAGCAGAGAGAAGGCGCTCGAGCCAACGACAAGAAGAAGAGTCTCTTGGGTGGCCCGCTGTCTGAGCTTGATGCAAAAG ATGTGGACTCTTTGCTGAAGAAGTCCGAGTCCCAGCATGAGTCTCCGGAAGACGGCTGTCCCTTCGGACCTCTCACTCAACGGCTCCTCCAGGCTCTTGTGGAG GAGAATATTATATCCCCCATGGAGGATTCTCCTATACCAGATATTTCAGGGAAGGATGCTAACGATGGAGCCGGGACGTCTCCTCGAAGCCAAGGGAAATCTTTTAG CGCGCCTCACACACGTTCCCTCGAAGCTCGCATCAAAGAGGAGCTGATTGCCCAGGGAATCCTGGACTCAGAGGAGCGACCCGGTCCGGGTGGAGACTGCGAGGACGAAGTGCTGGCGGAGCTCCAGAAGAGACAGGCGGAGCTCAAAGCCCTCATTGCTCACAACAAAACCCGCAAGCAGGAGCTGCTCAG GTTGGCAAAAGAGGAGATGCGCAAGCAGGAGCTGAGGCAGAGAGTCCGGGTGTCTGACAATGAGGTCATGGAGGGATTTCGGCGAATCATGGCAGCCAGACAGAAGAAGCGCACCCCGACCAAGAAGGAGAAAGACCAGGCATGGAAAGCTCTGAAAGAGCGGGAAAGTATTCTTAAGTTACTGGATGGCTGA